In one window of Pseudodesulfovibrio sediminis DNA:
- the amrS gene encoding AmmeMemoRadiSam system radical SAM enzyme, with amino-acid sequence MHEARLWKSIGRDIVACRLCNHYCAIKSGRCGKCGVRENRNGTLYTLNYEKVAAMNLDPIEKKPLYHFQPGTKTFSFATMGCNMSCSFCQNWSLSQSPLDGDAIKGQPLSPEQLVSEALRLDADSIAYTYSEPTVFFELMQDTAKLAKEHGLKNIMVSNGFMSTECLEELANLIDAINVDLKCFTPEFYHQISGGRLEPVLDNLKRIKHDLKWWLEVTTLLIPGKNDSPEELDQLTDFLANEVGTDTPWHISRFHPNYRMTDAPPTSGDSLDMAYNMGKSKGLQYVYIGNMPGLDRQNTLCPGCGELLIERSGFGMTKSNLHNGKCTKCGHTIPGVDMG; translated from the coding sequence ATGCATGAAGCGAGACTTTGGAAGTCCATAGGCCGCGACATTGTCGCATGCCGTCTGTGTAATCATTATTGCGCCATCAAATCCGGCCGTTGCGGAAAGTGCGGCGTACGCGAAAACCGCAACGGCACCCTCTACACACTGAATTACGAAAAAGTCGCGGCCATGAACCTCGACCCTATTGAAAAAAAACCACTCTACCATTTCCAGCCCGGTACCAAGACATTCTCCTTTGCCACCATGGGCTGCAACATGAGTTGCTCGTTCTGTCAGAACTGGTCGCTCTCCCAGTCTCCACTGGACGGCGATGCCATCAAGGGCCAACCCCTCTCCCCGGAGCAACTGGTCAGTGAAGCCCTCAGGCTCGACGCGGATTCAATTGCCTACACATACTCGGAACCGACTGTTTTCTTTGAACTCATGCAGGACACGGCCAAACTGGCAAAAGAACACGGTCTCAAAAACATCATGGTTTCCAACGGGTTCATGTCCACCGAATGCCTGGAGGAACTGGCCAATCTCATTGACGCCATCAACGTGGACCTCAAATGTTTTACGCCGGAGTTCTACCATCAGATTTCAGGAGGCCGTCTGGAACCGGTCCTGGATAACCTCAAAAGAATAAAGCACGACCTCAAATGGTGGTTGGAAGTGACGACTCTGCTCATCCCCGGAAAAAACGACTCCCCGGAAGAACTGGACCAGCTCACGGATTTCCTGGCCAACGAGGTCGGCACCGACACACCGTGGCATATCTCCCGTTTTCACCCGAACTACCGCATGACCGATGCCCCGCCGACCTCGGGGGATTCATTGGACATGGCCTACAACATGGGTAAATCCAAGGGACTGCAATACGTCTACATAGGTAATATGCCTGGCCTGGACCGACAGAACACCCTCTGCCCCGGTTGCGGAGAACTCCTCATCGAGCGCAGCGGGTTCGGCATGACCAAATCAAACCTGCACAACGGCAAATGTACCAAGTGCGGCCACACGATCCCCGGTGTGGACATGGGCTAA
- a CDS encoding DUF6331 family protein: MNKDDIPIGESSWIEFIDLADRQGEAVQVDSLLVKLFPLWEALEQHCVAECCGFDAFDFYPNAIVSAATGMDLNELHETLSNAISDIEALETTIVVSDRLNNYADKKTFLALLAHIKSCVQF, translated from the coding sequence ATGAATAAAGATGACATACCTATTGGCGAATCCAGTTGGATAGAATTCATTGACCTGGCAGATCGGCAAGGCGAGGCAGTCCAAGTTGATTCTTTATTGGTAAAATTATTTCCACTTTGGGAAGCCTTGGAACAGCATTGCGTAGCTGAATGTTGTGGCTTTGATGCGTTTGATTTCTATCCAAATGCCATCGTCTCCGCAGCTACTGGTATGGACTTGAATGAACTGCACGAAACGCTGAGTAATGCTATCAGTGACATTGAAGCCCTAGAAACCACCATAGTCGTGAGTGATCGTTTGAATAACTATGCAGATAAAAAAACATTCTTGGCGCTTTTAGCGCATATAAAATCATGTGTTCAGTTTTAA
- a CDS encoding radical SAM protein, with protein sequence MSSKKKPQPKMLFANSDGEIFDHPDLLLMVRRGDEYGLPRPDEITPLPAESEFFMLPGRHAMGYSQENGQVEVMEELAVAAFSSPGYTVTGVAAYESDEDAPVLPLLSYGAIGYAEGKFWVCAKKVDSDKRQVFKHIPPDRVEAGAHKLIAEMPENRLVNHLAGCALTSGCPAAKNLALGRFECPLPTARTCNARCIGCISEQPDDSAFPSPQCRIAFTPTVNEIVEVMRRHESRERHPIFSFGQGCEGEPLTETELICDAVKEYRSDGGTGTINVNTNASKPGVMPALKVAGVNSIRVSMNSARPDVYAAYYRPKGYSFEDVREAICKAHEVGLFISLNLFYFPGITDTEEELSALIELGETGRYDLIQLRNLNLDPELYLQLLKPFGHSPSMGFMNFKKRLSKALPWIKYGYFNPYLG encoded by the coding sequence ATGTCATCCAAAAAGAAACCACAGCCAAAGATGTTATTTGCCAACTCGGATGGTGAGATATTCGACCACCCGGACTTGCTGCTCATGGTAAGGCGAGGGGACGAATACGGCCTGCCGAGGCCGGACGAGATCACGCCCCTGCCTGCTGAAAGCGAATTTTTCATGCTTCCAGGCCGTCATGCCATGGGCTACAGCCAGGAGAACGGACAGGTTGAGGTCATGGAAGAACTCGCAGTGGCCGCTTTTTCCAGCCCCGGCTACACCGTCACCGGTGTTGCGGCGTACGAATCCGACGAAGACGCTCCTGTGCTCCCCCTCCTTTCCTATGGTGCCATTGGCTATGCCGAAGGCAAGTTCTGGGTTTGCGCCAAGAAAGTGGACAGTGACAAGCGGCAGGTATTCAAACATATCCCGCCCGACCGCGTCGAGGCTGGCGCCCACAAACTCATAGCCGAAATGCCGGAAAACAGGCTGGTCAATCACCTGGCCGGGTGCGCCCTGACCAGCGGATGCCCGGCGGCGAAGAACCTGGCCTTGGGTCGCTTCGAGTGCCCGCTGCCGACAGCCAGAACCTGCAACGCCCGTTGTATCGGCTGCATTTCGGAACAACCGGACGACTCCGCCTTTCCGTCTCCCCAGTGCCGTATCGCGTTCACGCCTACCGTGAACGAAATCGTGGAGGTCATGCGCCGCCATGAATCCCGCGAACGCCACCCTATTTTTTCCTTTGGTCAGGGATGTGAGGGAGAACCTCTCACCGAAACGGAGCTTATCTGCGACGCGGTCAAGGAATACCGCTCAGACGGCGGCACAGGGACGATCAACGTCAACACCAACGCGTCCAAGCCCGGTGTCATGCCCGCCCTGAAAGTGGCTGGCGTCAACTCCATCCGTGTGAGCATGAACTCTGCCCGCCCGGATGTGTACGCGGCTTATTACAGACCCAAGGGGTATTCGTTTGAAGATGTGCGCGAGGCCATTTGCAAAGCCCATGAGGTCGGCCTGTTCATCTCGCTGAACCTGTTCTATTTCCCTGGCATCACGGATACCGAAGAGGAACTCAGCGCCCTTATCGAGCTGGGAGAAACAGGCAGATACGATCTCATCCAGCTGCGCAACCTCAACCTCGACCCGGAGCTGTATCTTCAGCTCCTGAAACCCTTTGGCCATTCACCGAGCATGGGCTTCATGAACTTCAAGAAACGCCTGAGCAAGGCCCTGCCCTGGATCAAATACGGGTATTTCAATCCCTATCTCGGATAA
- a CDS encoding rhodanese-related (seleno)protein, with amino-acid sequence MKKRMAAVLLCGLFILACAIHAVAEDTVPRMEAAELLTKLDSPEVIIIDVRREGDWNTSEVMIRNALRRSPYTARVWSAELPRDKTIVLYCAUNEEHTSASVALQLIKAGFSHVYALKGGWHNWEVEGYPTQLKSMRSL; translated from the coding sequence ATGAAGAAAAGAATGGCGGCGGTGCTCCTGTGTGGTTTGTTCATACTGGCCTGTGCGATACACGCCGTGGCCGAGGATACAGTGCCCCGCATGGAGGCAGCCGAACTGCTGACCAAACTGGATTCGCCGGAAGTCATTATCATTGATGTCCGTCGTGAGGGTGACTGGAACACGAGTGAGGTCATGATCAGGAACGCCCTGCGCCGGTCTCCGTATACGGCAAGGGTCTGGTCTGCAGAGCTGCCCAGGGACAAGACCATTGTTCTTTACTGTGCCTGAAACGAGGAGCACACCAGCGCCAGTGTGGCGTTGCAGTTGATCAAAGCCGGGTTCTCCCATGTCTACGCTCTCAAGGGCGGGTGGCACAATTGGGAAGTTGAAGGGTATCCGACCCAATTGAAATCAATGCGTTCATTATAA
- the purM gene encoding phosphoribosylformylglycinamidine cyclo-ligase yields MSDSAKRSQAYTAAGVNIEAGNEFVSRIKNMVKSTFTPGVATEIGGFGGLFKPEIAGMEAPMLVAGADGVGTKLKLAFMFDKHDTVGIDLVAMSVNDVLVQGATPLFFLDYFATGKLESGVAEQVVSGVCEGCRQSACALLGGETAEMPGFYPDGEYDLSGFAVGMVDTPKMVTGKDISAGDVLIGLGASGAHSNGWSLIRKILGESGLQQDDTFPGTDETVAEVLIKPTKLYVKPVLELMEAMTIKGMVHVTGGGFYDNIPRVLPDDVKADIQFGSWAMLPIFDWLKTQGKLSWPEMLQIFNCGVGYILIVDGENADKALEMLDAREDVDAYRIGEISKREGTGEQVEITFP; encoded by the coding sequence ATGAGCGACAGCGCCAAACGTTCCCAGGCATACACCGCAGCCGGTGTGAATATCGAAGCAGGCAATGAGTTTGTCAGCCGCATCAAGAATATGGTCAAATCCACCTTCACGCCCGGTGTGGCAACGGAGATCGGCGGATTCGGCGGATTGTTCAAGCCCGAAATCGCTGGCATGGAAGCCCCCATGCTCGTGGCAGGCGCCGATGGCGTGGGTACCAAGCTCAAGCTCGCCTTCATGTTCGACAAACATGACACCGTGGGTATTGATCTGGTGGCCATGTCCGTCAATGACGTTCTGGTTCAGGGCGCAACCCCACTGTTTTTTCTTGATTACTTTGCCACCGGCAAGCTGGAGAGCGGCGTGGCCGAGCAGGTCGTGTCCGGTGTCTGCGAAGGATGCCGTCAGTCCGCCTGTGCCCTGCTTGGCGGAGAGACCGCCGAGATGCCCGGCTTCTACCCGGACGGCGAGTATGACCTCTCCGGGTTCGCCGTAGGTATGGTGGACACTCCCAAGATGGTTACCGGCAAGGATATTTCGGCTGGCGACGTACTTATCGGGCTGGGTGCCTCCGGGGCGCACTCCAATGGCTGGTCGCTCATTCGCAAGATTCTCGGCGAGTCCGGTCTGCAACAGGATGACACCTTCCCCGGTACGGACGAGACCGTGGCCGAAGTCCTCATCAAGCCGACCAAACTCTACGTCAAACCCGTGCTGGAACTCATGGAAGCCATGACCATCAAGGGCATGGTCCATGTCACTGGCGGCGGGTTCTACGACAATATCCCGCGTGTCCTGCCTGACGACGTCAAGGCGGATATCCAGTTCGGCTCCTGGGCCATGCTGCCCATTTTCGACTGGCTCAAGACGCAGGGCAAGCTCTCCTGGCCGGAAATGCTTCAGATCTTCAACTGCGGCGTTGGCTATATCCTTATCGTGGATGGCGAAAACGCTGACAAAGCCTTGGAAATGCTCGACGCCCGCGAAGATGTGGACGCCTATCGCATCGGCGAGATCAGCAAACGTGAAGGCACAGGCGAGCAGGTGGAAATCACCTTCCCCTAA
- a CDS encoding SIMPL domain-containing protein: MENKCTVWPLPAAIVLAIGLIGGCWILGNALVDFKAMDRYVTVKGLAEREVPADLAMWPISFSAGGNTLVEVDAGIKQSRKQIIAFLEQQGLGSAEIMDAAPRIQDNQLYRPDQHVAQRYQAQAVLTVRSKDIATVKKAMSMAGNLVSQGVMLVQNYEFQPTFAFTGLNEIKPDMIAEATRNARSAAKQFAEDSGSHVGTIRRATQGYFSLQDRDQYTPEVKRVRVVTTIDYILED, encoded by the coding sequence GTGGAAAATAAATGTACTGTCTGGCCGTTACCCGCAGCCATTGTTCTGGCTATCGGTCTCATTGGCGGTTGCTGGATACTCGGGAACGCCCTGGTGGATTTCAAGGCCATGGACCGTTATGTGACGGTCAAGGGTCTGGCCGAGCGTGAAGTTCCGGCAGACCTTGCCATGTGGCCCATCAGTTTCAGCGCAGGGGGCAATACGCTTGTCGAAGTCGATGCCGGGATCAAGCAGTCCCGTAAACAGATCATCGCCTTTCTTGAACAGCAGGGGCTCGGATCAGCCGAGATTATGGATGCCGCTCCCCGCATTCAGGACAATCAGTTGTATCGTCCGGATCAACATGTTGCCCAGCGCTATCAGGCGCAGGCAGTCCTGACCGTACGTTCCAAGGATATCGCCACCGTCAAGAAGGCCATGTCCATGGCAGGCAACCTGGTCTCACAGGGAGTCATGCTGGTGCAGAACTATGAATTTCAGCCCACCTTCGCCTTTACCGGTCTCAATGAGATCAAGCCGGACATGATCGCCGAGGCCACGCGCAACGCCCGCAGCGCGGCCAAGCAGTTTGCCGAGGATTCAGGTTCCCATGTCGGCACCATCCGTCGCGCCACCCAAGGCTATTTCAGTCTGCAGGATCGCGACCAGTATACCCCAGAGGTCAAGCGGGTCCGTGTGGTCACCACCATCGACTATATCCTCGAAGATTAA